A part of Dasypus novemcinctus isolate mDasNov1 chromosome 7, mDasNov1.1.hap2, whole genome shotgun sequence genomic DNA contains:
- the SF3B1 gene encoding splicing factor 3B subunit 1 isoform X1 encodes MAKIAKTHEDIEAQIREIQGKKAALDEAQGVGLDSTGYYDQEIYGGSDSRFAGYVTSIAATELEDDDDDYSSSTSLLGQKKPGYHAPVALLNDIPQSTEQYDPFAEHRPPKIADREDEYKKHRRTMIISPERLDPFADGGKTPDPKMNARTYMDVMREQHLTKEEREIRQQLAEKAKAGELKVVNGAAASQPPSKRKRRWDQTADQTPGATPKKLSSWDQAETPGHTPSLRWDETPGRAKGSETPGATPGSKIWDPTPSHTPAGAATPGRGDTPGHATPGHGGATSSARKNRWDETPKTERDTPGHGSGWAETPRTDRGGDSIGETPTPGASKRKSRWDETPASQMGGSTPVLTPGKTPIGTPAMNMATPTPGHIMSMTPEQLQAWRWEREIDERNRPLSDEELDAMFPEGYKVLPPPAGYVPIRTPARKLTATPTPLGGMTGFHMQTEDRTMKSVNDQPSGNLPFLKPDDIQYFDKLLVDVDESTLSPEEQKERKIMKLLLKIKNGTPPMRKAALRQITDKAREFGAGPLFNQILPLLMSPTLEDQERHLLVKVIDRILYKLDDLVRPYVHKILVVIEPLLIDEDYYARVEGREIISNLAKAAGLATMISTMRPDIDNMDEYVRNTTARAFAVVASALGIPSLLPFLKAVCKSKKSWQARHTGIKIVQQIAILMGCAILPHLRSLVEIIEHGLVDEQQKVRTISALAIAALAEAATPYGIESFDSVLKPLWKGIRQHRGKGLAAFLKAIGYLIPLMDAEYANYYTREVMLILIREFQSPDEEMKKIVLKVVKQCCGTDGVEANYIKTEILPPFFKHFWQHRMALDRRNYRQLVDTTVELANKVGAAEIISRIVDDLKDEAEQYRKMVMETIEKIMGNLGAADIDHKLEEQLIDGILYAFQEQTTEDSVMLNGFGTVVNALGKRVKPYLPQICGTVLWRLNNKSAKVRQQAADLISRTAVVMKTCQEEKLMGHLGVVLYEYLGEEYPEVLGSILGALKAIVNVIGMHKMTPPIKDLLPRLTPILKNRHEKVQENCIDLVGRIADRGAEYVSAREWMRICFELLELLKAHKKAIRRATVNTFGYIAKAIGPHDVLATLLNNLKVQERQNRVCTTVAIAIVAETCSPFTVLPALMNEYRVPELNVQNGVLKSLSFLFEYIGEMGKDYIYAVTPLLEDALMDRDLVHRQTASAVVQHMSLGVYGFGCEDSLNHLLNYVWPNVFETSPHVIQAVMGALEGLRVAIGPCRMLQYCLQGLFHPARKVRDVYWKIYNSIYIGSQDALIAHYPRIYNDDKNTYIRYELDYIL; translated from the exons GATGACGATGACTACTCATCATCTACAAGTTTGCTTGGTCAGAAGAAGCCAGGATATCATGCCCCCGTGGCATTGCTTAATGATATACCACAGTCAACAGAACAG TATGATCCATTTGCTGAGCACCGACCTCCAAAGATTGCAGACCGGGAAGATGAATACAAAAAGCACAGGCGGACCATGATAATTTCCCCAGAGCGTCTTGATCCTTTTGCAGATG GAGGGAAGACCCCTGATCCTAAAATGAATGCCAGGACTTACATGGATGTAATGCGAGAACAGCATTTGACTAAAGAAGAG agagaaattagGCAACAACTAGCAGAAAAAGCTAAAGCTGGAGAACTAAAAGTCGTCAATGGAGCAGCAGCATCACAGCCTCCATCAAAACGAAAACGGCGTTGGGATCAAACAGCTGATCAGACTCCTGGTGCCACTCCCAAAAAGCTATCAAGTTGGGATCAGGCTGAg ACTCCTGGGCATACTCCTTCCTTAAGATGGGATGAGACACCGGGTCGTGCAAAGGGAAGTGAGACTCCTGGAGCAACCCCAGGCTCAAAAATATGGGATCCTACACCTAGTCATACACCAGCAGGAGCTGCTACTCCTGGGCGAGGCGATACACCAGGCCATGCAACACCAGGCCATGGAGGCGCAACTTCTAGTGCTCGTAAAAACAGATGGGATGAGACCCCCAAAACGGAGAGAG aTACTCCTGGGCATGGTAGTGGTTGGGCTGAGACTCCTCGAACAGATCGAGGTGGAGATTCAATTGGTGAAACACCAACTCCTGGAGCCAGTAAAAGAAAATCACGTTGGGATGAAACACCAGCGAGTCAGATGGGTGGAAGCACTCCTGTTCTCACTCCTGGAAAAACACCAATTGGCACACCAGCCATGAACATGGCTACCCCTACTCCAG GTCACATAATGAGTATGACCCCTGAACAACTTCAGGCTTGGCggtgggagagagaaatagatgagaGAAATCGTCCACTTTCTGATGAAGAATTAGATGCTATGTTCCCAGAAGGATATAAG GTACTTCCCCCCCCTGCTGGTTATGTTCCTATTCGAACTCCAGCTCGAAAGCTGACAGCCACTCCAACACCTTTGGGCGGTATGACTGGTTTCCACATGCAAACTGAAGATAGAACTATGAAAAGTGTTAATGATCAACCATCTGGaaatcttccatttttaaaacccGATGATATTCAGTACTTTGATAAACTATTG GTTGATGTTGATGAATCAACACTTAGTCCAGAAgagcaaaaagagagaaaaataatgaagttgcttttaaaaattaagaatggtACACCTCCAATGAGAAAG GCTGCATTGCGGCAAATTACTGATAAAGCTCGTGAATTTGGAGCTGGTCCTTTGTTTAATCAGATTCTTCCTCTACTGATGTCTCCTACACTTGAGGATCAAGAACGTCATTTACTTGTGAAAGTTATTGATAGAATATTATACAAACTTGATGACTTAGTTCGACCATATGTGCACAAG ATCCTTGTGGTCATTGAACCCCTGTTGATTGATGAAGATTACTATGCTAGAGTGGAAGGCCGAGAAATTATTTCTAATTTGGCAAAG gCAGCTGGTCTGGCTACGATGATATCTACAATGAGACCTGAtattgataacatggatgagtatGTCCGTAACACAACAGCTAGAGCTTTTGCTGTTGTAGCCTCTGCCCTGGGCATTCCTTCTTTATTGCCCTTCTTAAAAGCTGTATGCAAAAGCAAGAAGTCCTGGCAAGCGAGACACACTGGTATTAAGATTGTACAGCAGATAGCTATTCTTATGGGCTGTGCCATCTTGCCACATCTGAGAAGTTTAGTTGAAATCATTGAACATG gtctTGTGGATGAGCAGCAGAAAGTTCGGACCATTAGTGCTTTGGCTATTGCTGCCTTGGCAGAAGCAGCAACTCCTTATGGTATTGAATCTTTTGATTCTGTGTTAAAGCCTTTGTGGAAGGGTATCCGCCAACACAGAGGAAAG ggTCTGGCTGCTTTCTTAAAGGCTATTGGGTATCTTATTCCTCTCATGGATGCAGAATACGCCAACTATTATACTAGAGAAGTGATGTTAATCCTTATTCGAGAATTTCAGTCTCctgatgaagaaatgaagaaaattgtGTTGAAG GTGGTAAAGCAATGTTGTGGAACAGATGGTGTAGAAGCAAACTACATTAAAACAGAgattcttcctcctttttttaaacatttttggcaacACAGAATGGCTTTGGATAGAAGAAATTACCGACAG ttAGTTGATACTACTGTAGAGTTGGCAAACAAAGTAGGTGCAGCAGAGATTATATCCAGAATTGTGGATGATCTGAAAGATGAAGCTGAACAGTACAGAAAGATGGTGATGGAGACAATTGAGAAAATTATGGGCAACTTGGGAGCAGCAGATATTGATCATAAACTTGAAGAACAGTTGATTGATGGTATTCTTTATGCTTTCCAAGAACAGACTACGGAG gactCAGTAATGTTGAACGGCTTTGGCACTGTGGTTAATGCTCTTGGCAAAAGAGTCAAACCGTACTTGCCTCAGATCTGTGGTACGGTTTTGTGGCGTTTAAATAACAAATCAGCCAAAGTTAGGCAACAGGCAGCAGACTTGATCTCTCGAACTGCTGTTGTTATGAAGACTTGTCAAGAG GAAAAATTGATGGGGCACTTGGGTGTTGTTTTGTATGAATATTTGGGCGAAGAGTATCCTGAGGTACTGGGCAGCATTCTTGGAGCTCTGAAGGCCATTGTAAATGTAATAG GTATGCATAAGATGACCCCACCAATTAAAGATCTGTTGCCTAGACTCACCCCCATCTTAAAGAACAGACATGAAAAAGTACAAGAGAATTGTATTGATCTTGTTGGACGTATTGCTGACAG gggAGCTGAATATGTCTCTGCAAGAGAATGGATGAGGATTTGCTTTGAGCTTTTAGAGCTCTTAAAAGCTCACAAAAAAGCTATTCGTAGAGCCACAGTCAACACTTTTGGTTATATTGCAAAGGCCATTGG CCCTCATGATGTATTGGCTACACTTTTAAACAACCTCAAAGTTCAGGAAAGGCAGAACAGAGTTTGTACCACTGTAGCAATAGCTATTGTTGCTGAAACATGTTCACCTTTCACAGTACTCCCTGCCTTAATGAATGAATACAGAGTTCCTGAACTGAATGTTCAAAATGGAGTGTTAAAATCACTTTCCTTCTTGTTTGAATATATTGGTGAAATGGGAAAAGATTACATTTATGCTGTAACACCATTACTTGAAGATGCTTTAATGGATAG AGACCTTGTACACAGACAGACTGCTAGTGCAGTGGTGCAGCACATGTCGCTTGGTGTTTATGGATTTGGTTGTGAAGATTCGCTGAATCACTTGCTGAACTATGTATGGCCCAATGTGTTTGAGACTTCTCCCCATGTGATTCAGGCAGTTATGGGAGCCCTAGAGGGCCTGAGAGTTGCTATTGGACCATGTAGAATGTTGCAGTATTGTTTACAG GGTCTGTTTCACCCAGCCAGGAAAGTCAGAGATGTGTATTGGAAAATTTACAACTCCATCTACATTGGTTCACAGGATGCTCTCATAGCACATTACCCGAGAATCTACAATGATGATAAGAACACCTATATTCGTTATGAACTTGACTATAtcttataa
- the SF3B1 gene encoding splicing factor 3B subunit 1 isoform X2: MNARTYMDVMREQHLTKEEREIRQQLAEKAKAGELKVVNGAAASQPPSKRKRRWDQTADQTPGATPKKLSSWDQAETPGHTPSLRWDETPGRAKGSETPGATPGSKIWDPTPSHTPAGAATPGRGDTPGHATPGHGGATSSARKNRWDETPKTERDTPGHGSGWAETPRTDRGGDSIGETPTPGASKRKSRWDETPASQMGGSTPVLTPGKTPIGTPAMNMATPTPGHIMSMTPEQLQAWRWEREIDERNRPLSDEELDAMFPEGYKVLPPPAGYVPIRTPARKLTATPTPLGGMTGFHMQTEDRTMKSVNDQPSGNLPFLKPDDIQYFDKLLVDVDESTLSPEEQKERKIMKLLLKIKNGTPPMRKAALRQITDKAREFGAGPLFNQILPLLMSPTLEDQERHLLVKVIDRILYKLDDLVRPYVHKILVVIEPLLIDEDYYARVEGREIISNLAKAAGLATMISTMRPDIDNMDEYVRNTTARAFAVVASALGIPSLLPFLKAVCKSKKSWQARHTGIKIVQQIAILMGCAILPHLRSLVEIIEHGLVDEQQKVRTISALAIAALAEAATPYGIESFDSVLKPLWKGIRQHRGKGLAAFLKAIGYLIPLMDAEYANYYTREVMLILIREFQSPDEEMKKIVLKVVKQCCGTDGVEANYIKTEILPPFFKHFWQHRMALDRRNYRQLVDTTVELANKVGAAEIISRIVDDLKDEAEQYRKMVMETIEKIMGNLGAADIDHKLEEQLIDGILYAFQEQTTEDSVMLNGFGTVVNALGKRVKPYLPQICGTVLWRLNNKSAKVRQQAADLISRTAVVMKTCQEEKLMGHLGVVLYEYLGEEYPEVLGSILGALKAIVNVIGMHKMTPPIKDLLPRLTPILKNRHEKVQENCIDLVGRIADRGAEYVSAREWMRICFELLELLKAHKKAIRRATVNTFGYIAKAIGPHDVLATLLNNLKVQERQNRVCTTVAIAIVAETCSPFTVLPALMNEYRVPELNVQNGVLKSLSFLFEYIGEMGKDYIYAVTPLLEDALMDRDLVHRQTASAVVQHMSLGVYGFGCEDSLNHLLNYVWPNVFETSPHVIQAVMGALEGLRVAIGPCRMLQYCLQGLFHPARKVRDVYWKIYNSIYIGSQDALIAHYPRIYNDDKNTYIRYELDYIL; encoded by the exons ATGAATGCCAGGACTTACATGGATGTAATGCGAGAACAGCATTTGACTAAAGAAGAG agagaaattagGCAACAACTAGCAGAAAAAGCTAAAGCTGGAGAACTAAAAGTCGTCAATGGAGCAGCAGCATCACAGCCTCCATCAAAACGAAAACGGCGTTGGGATCAAACAGCTGATCAGACTCCTGGTGCCACTCCCAAAAAGCTATCAAGTTGGGATCAGGCTGAg ACTCCTGGGCATACTCCTTCCTTAAGATGGGATGAGACACCGGGTCGTGCAAAGGGAAGTGAGACTCCTGGAGCAACCCCAGGCTCAAAAATATGGGATCCTACACCTAGTCATACACCAGCAGGAGCTGCTACTCCTGGGCGAGGCGATACACCAGGCCATGCAACACCAGGCCATGGAGGCGCAACTTCTAGTGCTCGTAAAAACAGATGGGATGAGACCCCCAAAACGGAGAGAG aTACTCCTGGGCATGGTAGTGGTTGGGCTGAGACTCCTCGAACAGATCGAGGTGGAGATTCAATTGGTGAAACACCAACTCCTGGAGCCAGTAAAAGAAAATCACGTTGGGATGAAACACCAGCGAGTCAGATGGGTGGAAGCACTCCTGTTCTCACTCCTGGAAAAACACCAATTGGCACACCAGCCATGAACATGGCTACCCCTACTCCAG GTCACATAATGAGTATGACCCCTGAACAACTTCAGGCTTGGCggtgggagagagaaatagatgagaGAAATCGTCCACTTTCTGATGAAGAATTAGATGCTATGTTCCCAGAAGGATATAAG GTACTTCCCCCCCCTGCTGGTTATGTTCCTATTCGAACTCCAGCTCGAAAGCTGACAGCCACTCCAACACCTTTGGGCGGTATGACTGGTTTCCACATGCAAACTGAAGATAGAACTATGAAAAGTGTTAATGATCAACCATCTGGaaatcttccatttttaaaacccGATGATATTCAGTACTTTGATAAACTATTG GTTGATGTTGATGAATCAACACTTAGTCCAGAAgagcaaaaagagagaaaaataatgaagttgcttttaaaaattaagaatggtACACCTCCAATGAGAAAG GCTGCATTGCGGCAAATTACTGATAAAGCTCGTGAATTTGGAGCTGGTCCTTTGTTTAATCAGATTCTTCCTCTACTGATGTCTCCTACACTTGAGGATCAAGAACGTCATTTACTTGTGAAAGTTATTGATAGAATATTATACAAACTTGATGACTTAGTTCGACCATATGTGCACAAG ATCCTTGTGGTCATTGAACCCCTGTTGATTGATGAAGATTACTATGCTAGAGTGGAAGGCCGAGAAATTATTTCTAATTTGGCAAAG gCAGCTGGTCTGGCTACGATGATATCTACAATGAGACCTGAtattgataacatggatgagtatGTCCGTAACACAACAGCTAGAGCTTTTGCTGTTGTAGCCTCTGCCCTGGGCATTCCTTCTTTATTGCCCTTCTTAAAAGCTGTATGCAAAAGCAAGAAGTCCTGGCAAGCGAGACACACTGGTATTAAGATTGTACAGCAGATAGCTATTCTTATGGGCTGTGCCATCTTGCCACATCTGAGAAGTTTAGTTGAAATCATTGAACATG gtctTGTGGATGAGCAGCAGAAAGTTCGGACCATTAGTGCTTTGGCTATTGCTGCCTTGGCAGAAGCAGCAACTCCTTATGGTATTGAATCTTTTGATTCTGTGTTAAAGCCTTTGTGGAAGGGTATCCGCCAACACAGAGGAAAG ggTCTGGCTGCTTTCTTAAAGGCTATTGGGTATCTTATTCCTCTCATGGATGCAGAATACGCCAACTATTATACTAGAGAAGTGATGTTAATCCTTATTCGAGAATTTCAGTCTCctgatgaagaaatgaagaaaattgtGTTGAAG GTGGTAAAGCAATGTTGTGGAACAGATGGTGTAGAAGCAAACTACATTAAAACAGAgattcttcctcctttttttaaacatttttggcaacACAGAATGGCTTTGGATAGAAGAAATTACCGACAG ttAGTTGATACTACTGTAGAGTTGGCAAACAAAGTAGGTGCAGCAGAGATTATATCCAGAATTGTGGATGATCTGAAAGATGAAGCTGAACAGTACAGAAAGATGGTGATGGAGACAATTGAGAAAATTATGGGCAACTTGGGAGCAGCAGATATTGATCATAAACTTGAAGAACAGTTGATTGATGGTATTCTTTATGCTTTCCAAGAACAGACTACGGAG gactCAGTAATGTTGAACGGCTTTGGCACTGTGGTTAATGCTCTTGGCAAAAGAGTCAAACCGTACTTGCCTCAGATCTGTGGTACGGTTTTGTGGCGTTTAAATAACAAATCAGCCAAAGTTAGGCAACAGGCAGCAGACTTGATCTCTCGAACTGCTGTTGTTATGAAGACTTGTCAAGAG GAAAAATTGATGGGGCACTTGGGTGTTGTTTTGTATGAATATTTGGGCGAAGAGTATCCTGAGGTACTGGGCAGCATTCTTGGAGCTCTGAAGGCCATTGTAAATGTAATAG GTATGCATAAGATGACCCCACCAATTAAAGATCTGTTGCCTAGACTCACCCCCATCTTAAAGAACAGACATGAAAAAGTACAAGAGAATTGTATTGATCTTGTTGGACGTATTGCTGACAG gggAGCTGAATATGTCTCTGCAAGAGAATGGATGAGGATTTGCTTTGAGCTTTTAGAGCTCTTAAAAGCTCACAAAAAAGCTATTCGTAGAGCCACAGTCAACACTTTTGGTTATATTGCAAAGGCCATTGG CCCTCATGATGTATTGGCTACACTTTTAAACAACCTCAAAGTTCAGGAAAGGCAGAACAGAGTTTGTACCACTGTAGCAATAGCTATTGTTGCTGAAACATGTTCACCTTTCACAGTACTCCCTGCCTTAATGAATGAATACAGAGTTCCTGAACTGAATGTTCAAAATGGAGTGTTAAAATCACTTTCCTTCTTGTTTGAATATATTGGTGAAATGGGAAAAGATTACATTTATGCTGTAACACCATTACTTGAAGATGCTTTAATGGATAG AGACCTTGTACACAGACAGACTGCTAGTGCAGTGGTGCAGCACATGTCGCTTGGTGTTTATGGATTTGGTTGTGAAGATTCGCTGAATCACTTGCTGAACTATGTATGGCCCAATGTGTTTGAGACTTCTCCCCATGTGATTCAGGCAGTTATGGGAGCCCTAGAGGGCCTGAGAGTTGCTATTGGACCATGTAGAATGTTGCAGTATTGTTTACAG GGTCTGTTTCACCCAGCCAGGAAAGTCAGAGATGTGTATTGGAAAATTTACAACTCCATCTACATTGGTTCACAGGATGCTCTCATAGCACATTACCCGAGAATCTACAATGATGATAAGAACACCTATATTCGTTATGAACTTGACTATAtcttataa